In Nocardia sp. NBC_01327, the genomic stretch GATTCCACACCGGCTGATCAGGTTTCTACAGCCGGGAACCTGCCTCGGTGCCACGCTGTACGACAGTGGGCACGGCACTTTCACCCTCACCGGAGATTCGGTCACCGATATCGAAGCTCTGGATCAGGTGCGGCCACCAGCCCACGAAACCGTCGTGGAAGTGTCCGTGACCGCAGAACGGAGGCCTGATGCGCCGAATGGGGTTCGATGAACTAGCTGCGGCCCTCGGCAATCATCAACGCGCATTCCACCTGGAGGTGCGGGATGACTACACCGGTGTACCCGGGGAAGCCGAAGCGCTACAACGGTTCCTGGCCGGAGAGACGCTCGACCCGGCATTTACAGCTCAGTGGTACACCCTAGTTGGGAAGGCCACCACCACAGGCACGGCGGTGCAACGTGTCCGCGTAGTCAGCGAACCCCACACCGACTACGTTCGATTCGCGTTGTCCACTACCCCAGGCAGTCTCGCTGCCGGTGAGGACATTCGTTGGCTTCCCAGGACAGATGCACCCCCTGGGCTAGCCGATGATGATTGGTGGTTGTTCGATGACCGCATTGTCGCGTGGACTGTCTTCGAGCAGGATGGCACCGCTTTGCCGGGATGGGTTGCGAGCGATGATCCGGCCATCGCCGGCCACTGTGCCCAACTGCGTGATCAGCTGTGGGGTAAGGCCATTCGACACAACGACTACGTGACGTGACAGATGTTCGCCAAGGTCGCCGCGATCTGGGGGCTCGACTCCGTGACCTCCGGTTCGCGGCACACCTACGCGCCTATCAACTCGCCGAACAAGCCGGGTGGTCAGCGTCGAAGGTTTCCCGAATCGAGAGCGGGGCGCACTCGCTCACCGAAGCGGACTTGGAGACCTGGTGCCGGCTTACCGGCGCCGAACTCGCCTACCCCGACCTGCGTGCGACGCTCCGCAATGTCAACGCCGCATGGAAGGAATGGCGACGGATTGTCGGCACCGGCCACGCTCGCCACCAAGCCGAAATAGGTGGCCTCGAAACCCGTACAGGGCTCATACGCAGCTACGACCCCCAGGTCATGCACGGACTACTGCAGACCGAAGACTATGCCCGCGCGATCCTGTCAGCCGCTGCCGACTTCCTCCACATCAGCCAAGACCGTGACGTCGCGGTCACAGCGCGCATGAAGCGGCAGACAGTCCTACGCCAAGGTCGCCACCGCTTCTACTTCTTGATCGGCGAACCAGCACTGTATGCCACCGTTGGAAGTAATGCCGTTATGCAAGAACAGCTTTCGCACATGCTCGAAATCATGACCCTGCCGAGCGTCGTCGTAGGGATCGTGCCCCTACAGGCCCCCTTCTTCTATCGCACAACAGAATTTGCAATCTACGACCAGTCCAGGGTGCTGATCGAGACCATCACCGCAGAGTCAACCATTACCCAGCCCGGCGAAGTTTCCTTGTATGAAAAGACCTTCGCCAGACTCGCCGAGCAAGCTTCTTACGGCGAGGTAGCGAGAGAACTGGTCCGCAAGATCCTCGACTCCAGAGCCAATTGATCCGCTAACCGAGGAACGGACTGTCGAGGTATCGGATGGAAGGGAGTCCGCCCGGACGATGTATCTACTCACTGCTGATGAACAAGAACAGCTGCTCAGGCGATGCCGGCGCGCTTTTCATCTGGAGGTTCAGGACAGCTACGCGGTTACGGACGAAGCCGAAGCGCTGGCGAAGTTCCTCGAAACCGGCGAGTTCGAATATGACCCCGAGTGGTTGCACTGGGACGACCTCGTTCGTGAGGTCACGGAATCGGGGCGGGCAGTGCAGCGTGTCCGAGTGGTCACCGAACCCCACACCGACTACACGCGATTCCTCTACGCCACAACCGGAAGCAACGTCGACTCCGGCGAGGAAATCCGCTGGCTCCCACGCCATGCGATCGATCCTGACGAGCTGACCGCAGATGATTGGTGGCTGTTCGACGACAACACCGTGGCATTCACGGCATTCAGGCCAGACGAAACCCTGGGAGGGTTTGCCGTCACCAAAGACCCGAGAATCAGTGGGTACTGCCGCCGTGTCCGTGATCGCGTGTGGAGCTTGGCGACACCGCACGCGGAGTACCGAATCAAGAGGTGAGCGGTGACGGCTGGGCTCACGATCACCCAGCTGCGCATGCGTGCTCGGAATACGAAGCGGCGGGCTCCCCTTGGTAGGGGAACCCGCCGCGGCAAGGGACCGGGGGTTCTCGGCAGCCCTCCGGAACACTCACTCGGTCCTAACGCCGATTCCGAGTGTAGGTCAGGCTTACCTAACAAAGCAAGTCCTCTGCGGCGACGCCGACGGAACAGCCGGGGTCACCATGAAGGTGGGGCTCATTTCTCGCATGCGATGCCGTCCCCATCGCGATCGAGCCCCGGCCGATAGCCAGGGTCACCTCTGCGCAGAGGGGCGACGCCGGCTCGCCTCGCCTCCGCACAACTGCTGTAGTACGCCGAGGGCGCATCCGTTGTCGGCACGACTGCCGGTGGTGGCGCGGGCGGGAGCGGAACCTCTGGCACGGTGGTGATTTCGGGCTGCCGGAGCGCTGGAGCGAATGTCGTGAGGAGAGTTTCTGTGGTCGCTGTGGTGCTGTCCGGCGTCGCCGTGGCGGACAGCGGGCTCATGGCATGAACCGCAGTAGTTACCGCTGCGACAATGCTCGTCCGCGTCGCGGACGAAGGTTCTGTCGCCGATCCGCAGGCTGAAATCTGTACCACGCCCGCAGCGATGGCTGCGGCGACCAGAATGCCTTGTCGTAGCGCTGACACGAGTGATCCTTCATCGATTGAACTCGACCTGCCACGAGCAAACACACTGCTATTGGAAGGTTCGTGGACCATGAACGATCCGCGCTGTCGACGCGGGCGTACAGGGCTCAGCAAACGATCGGCACAATCGGTCACACGAGAGGCACGGAGCTACTCGGCGAGGGCCTCGTTCCAGTCCAGGATGCGGTAGCTCTTGACGACGCCGTGCAGGACGAAGGGGTCGTTCGCTACGAATTGTTCGGCGGCCTCGCGGGTGGCGAAGATGCCCATGGAACCGTTTTGCTGGGGGTCGGCGAAGGTTCCGATCATGAGGAGGTCGCCGCGGTCGATGTAGGGCTGGTATTGGGCCACGTGCGCGGCGAAATGCTGAGGGGCCTTCTCGGCGAGATCGTCTGCGGATTCGTAGAACACGACGGCTTTCATGGGTTGACTTCCTCTCGGCTCATTGGGACCGCGTGCCTCCGGACACTACAAGCCGCATACGCGCGGTAGCGGCTACCAGCGCAACGTCACCTCGGTGCACGGTGCCCCAGTCGACATCCGCGACGGAAAGCGCATGAGCACGCGCCCATACCCGTTCACGGCAACCTAGCGACCTCCGGACATGTACAACGCTCACATCAGTCACTGGTTCGCACGTGTCCATGTGCTGCCGGACGAGTAGCTCACAACAAGTTCCATGCTTGGCCGTCCGGCTGGTCGGAACAACAACTGTCTGCGTGGGCGACGAGCACGATCCCGTTTGGGCACGAGCATCTTTCCGCCGAAAATGAGTACCCGCACACCGATGTCGGTCAGTGTGTGTTCTTGGCGTAGAGGCGCCACGTACGCAGCTTCTAGGGAAGGATCGAGCAACCTGTCTGTGCCGCAACCCGTTTCGCAACATCCCTTGGCCGAGCGGCCCGACCCGAGTACTCGCTTCGAGACCAGGCTGGCAGTACGCTGGCAAGTCTCGGCATGCAGTTGCCGTCGGGGAAGGGGACGACCATGTTGGAGCCGGTGTCGTTGGGAATCGCAGCAGCAGCGTTGTTGGCGTCGAAATTCGGCGAACGCTTCGCACAGGAGGCGGGAGAAAGCACCTGGACAACGGTCAAGCGTTTACGAGAAGTAGTGGCCGCAAAGTTCCGTGGCGACAGCGAAACCGAAAGCGCAGTAACTGCTTTGGCGGATACTTCGACAGACGCAGCCAGAGCACTCGTCGCGACGCGGATCTCCGAAGCCGCGAAGACAGACTCCGATTTCGGTGCTGAACTTGAGCGGCTCGTGACCCTCGCTCGTCGCGATCGGACGGTGGACAGCTTCCTGGCACAGGCTTTCGACAACGCAAAACAGGTCAATTTCCGCGGCGATAACCTCGGCCAGATCAACCTCTGAGTAACGATGACCGAGTTCCATCCCGGCGCCAACGATCAAGCACGACAAGCGAATATCGCTGGTGACAACGACGGTCCGATCAACATGCAGATGACTCCACCGCAGCGCACAGTGACGGATACCCTGCCCCGGGATATATCGACATTGGTCGCCCGGGACGAGGAGCTCCAGTGGATCGTCGATGCGGCGGAACCGGGCCGGACTGTATCGGTCTGCGCTGTCGACGGTATGCCGGGAGTCGGCAAGACTGCGCTGGTCACCCGTGCAGCCCATCGGCTAGCAGATCAATTTCCCGACGGCCGCTTCTTCGTGGAGCTCAACGCCCATACCCCGGGTCAGGCCCCAGCAGAACCTATTGACGTGCTTGCCGGACTGCTCTCCGATCTCGGCGTCGATCCCCGCGTCGTCCCCAAAAGTTTGCAGGACCGCCGAAATATGTGGCGAACTCGCTCGGCAGGCAAACGTGTTCTGCTCATTCTTGACGATGCCAAGGACACCGCACAGATCGAGCCACTCTTGCCGACCGGGCGGCAGTGCTTGACGTTGGTGACCAGCCGCCGCCGGCTGATCGCCCTGGACGGCGCAATGTCGGTACCTTTGGACCCGTTGACACCTCGGGCTGCAATCGAATTGTTCTACGCGTTAGCCCGACGCACGCCTACCGCCAGCGACACCGTCGCGGCGCGAAAGATCGTGTGGCTGTGCGGATACCTACCCTTGGCGATTGTATTGTTTGCCGGTCGCCTCGCTCACCATCCAGCGTGGACGATCGCAGCGACGGCGATCGAATTCGCTTCTGCGAGAGACCGACTCGGGGAGCTCGACGTAGGAGAGCGTGCCGTCTATGCTGCTTTCACGATGTCTTACCAAGACCTTCCCGCGCATCAACAGCGCCTATTCCGGCGACTCGGGCTGCACCCAGGCCCAGATATCGACGCCTCTGCGGCCGCCGCCCTGGACGACATCCCCGTTTCCACCGCACGGCGAGAACTCGATGCGCTGTACACAGTCCACCTCATCGACGAGACGGCACCCGGTCGCTACCGGTTGCACGACCTGTTGCGCGACTATGCCCGCACTCTTGCAGAAGAAGATCCCGCGCACGAGCGGTCACAAGCGGTCGGCAGGCTCTTTCACTACTACCAGCACACCGCTCACGTCGCTGGCCGTCGCCTTGCACGGGTCACCCGCCCGAGACCGGATTTGGGTGCAGTCACACCGACTTCGGCACCGAGCCTCGACACCTGCTCGGAGTCGATGGCATGGTTGGGCACTGACCACACTAACCTTTTGGCTTGCTTGGAATACGCCGTAGCGAACGACCTGGTGCCCAGCGCTATACAGCTAACCTGTGGCCTGTCGGAATTCCTTAACCTGGCGGGTCTTTGGCCGGAGGCCATTGCACTACATGAACGCGCCGTCGGTCTCGCCCATGACATCGGTGACAGCCTTGACGAGGCGAATGCCCTCTACAATCTCGGCGAAATCCGAGTCTGGACCGATGACTACCCAGTTGCGGCCGGATTGTTCGACCGTGCGCTGGCCATCTATCAACGGGTCGGTAATCGTGTAGGTGAAGCCAACTCGCTGTTCGGTCTGGGTCTGGTCCGGCACCTGACGAGTGACTACCCCGTGGCCAGACGCCTTTATCAAGAGGCAGTCGCGATCTACCGCGACATCAGCGACCGCCTGGGCGAAGCCACCGCGCTCAACGAGCTGGGCCGGACATGGCAGAGAATGGGCCACTACTCGACGGCAGCCGACCTCTACCGGCAGGCAACGATGATCTACCAGGAAATCGGCAGCACCGCCAACGAAGGCGATGCACTCTGCAACTCGGGGTGGGTGACGCATACGATCGGTGATTACCCAGCGGCGATAGATCTATACGAGCGAGCTCTCACGATTGTCCAGGACATCGGACGCCGTCTCTCGGAGTCCGATATCCTCAACGAGCTCGGCACCATCCAATATCTAGTGGGAGACTACGCTGCCGCAACCGTAGCGCTCCGAAAAGCGAATACCACCTATTGCGAGATGGGCAATCGTTTAGGTGAGGCCAATTCATTGAGCAATCTCGGCTGGGTCCAGTTTCTGACTGGTAGCTACTCGGCAGCGGCGGACCTACTTCAACGAGCGCTTGATATCTACCGCGAGACCAACACTCGGTTCGGCGAAGCCGAGGTACTCAATCGTATAGGCAGAGTCCTGATCGATTCGGGCGATTACCCGAACGCGCTGCGA encodes the following:
- a CDS encoding DUF6879 family protein; the encoded protein is MGFDELAAALGNHQRAFHLEVRDDYTGVPGEAEALQRFLAGETLDPAFTAQWYTLVGKATTTGTAVQRVRVVSEPHTDYVRFALSTTPGSLAAGEDIRWLPRTDAPPGLADDDWWLFDDRIVAWTVFEQDGTALPGWVASDDPAIAGHCAQLRDQLWGKAIRHNDYVT
- a CDS encoding helix-turn-helix domain-containing protein, which produces MTDVRQGRRDLGARLRDLRFAAHLRAYQLAEQAGWSASKVSRIESGAHSLTEADLETWCRLTGAELAYPDLRATLRNVNAAWKEWRRIVGTGHARHQAEIGGLETRTGLIRSYDPQVMHGLLQTEDYARAILSAAADFLHISQDRDVAVTARMKRQTVLRQGRHRFYFLIGEPALYATVGSNAVMQEQLSHMLEIMTLPSVVVGIVPLQAPFFYRTTEFAIYDQSRVLIETITAESTITQPGEVSLYEKTFARLAEQASYGEVARELVRKILDSRAN
- a CDS encoding DUF6879 family protein; this translates as MYLLTADEQEQLLRRCRRAFHLEVQDSYAVTDEAEALAKFLETGEFEYDPEWLHWDDLVREVTESGRAVQRVRVVTEPHTDYTRFLYATTGSNVDSGEEIRWLPRHAIDPDELTADDWWLFDDNTVAFTAFRPDETLGGFAVTKDPRISGYCRRVRDRVWSLATPHAEYRIKR
- a CDS encoding excalibur calcium-binding domain-containing protein: MVHEPSNSSVFARGRSSSIDEGSLVSALRQGILVAAAIAAGVVQISACGSATEPSSATRTSIVAAVTTAVHAMSPLSATATPDSTTATTETLLTTFAPALRQPEITTVPEVPLPPAPPPAVVPTTDAPSAYYSSCAEARRAGVAPLRRGDPGYRPGLDRDGDGIACEK
- a CDS encoding YciI family protein yields the protein MKAVVFYESADDLAEKAPQHFAAHVAQYQPYIDRGDLLMIGTFADPQQNGSMGIFATREAAEQFVANDPFVLHGVVKSYRILDWNEALAE
- a CDS encoding ATP-binding protein — its product is MTEFHPGANDQARQANIAGDNDGPINMQMTPPQRTVTDTLPRDISTLVARDEELQWIVDAAEPGRTVSVCAVDGMPGVGKTALVTRAAHRLADQFPDGRFFVELNAHTPGQAPAEPIDVLAGLLSDLGVDPRVVPKSLQDRRNMWRTRSAGKRVLLILDDAKDTAQIEPLLPTGRQCLTLVTSRRRLIALDGAMSVPLDPLTPRAAIELFYALARRTPTASDTVAARKIVWLCGYLPLAIVLFAGRLAHHPAWTIAATAIEFASARDRLGELDVGERAVYAAFTMSYQDLPAHQQRLFRRLGLHPGPDIDASAAAALDDIPVSTARRELDALYTVHLIDETAPGRYRLHDLLRDYARTLAEEDPAHERSQAVGRLFHYYQHTAHVAGRRLARVTRPRPDLGAVTPTSAPSLDTCSESMAWLGTDHTNLLACLEYAVANDLVPSAIQLTCGLSEFLNLAGLWPEAIALHERAVGLAHDIGDSLDEANALYNLGEIRVWTDDYPVAAGLFDRALAIYQRVGNRVGEANSLFGLGLVRHLTSDYPVARRLYQEAVAIYRDISDRLGEATALNELGRTWQRMGHYSTAADLYRQATMIYQEIGSTANEGDALCNSGWVTHTIGDYPAAIDLYERALTIVQDIGRRLSESDILNELGTIQYLVGDYAAATVALRKANTTYCEMGNRLGEANSLSNLGWVQFLTGSYSAAADLLQRALDIYRETNTRFGEAEVLNRIGRVLIDSGDYPNALRAHVAALRLAREIKNPIEEARGLDGAARCRIQLGDHTAALTELRDAITIYRRIGAAEADSTESYLDSIQ